One window from the genome of Vicinamibacterales bacterium encodes:
- a CDS encoding ABC transporter permease — protein MSRLSQIARRLIALSARRRLARDLDDEMRLHLELRQQRLEADGLPAADAHTAARRQFGNRAIHAEDAADAWGWRWLDDIVLDVRYAARGFARQKAFTLTAIASLALGIGANAAIFSVVNGLVLRPLPFLEPHRLVSIYGASRLTPQRDSVLNLGEVRRAATSLEALAGYEAGGRYLQRDGRTQRVMSVRAEPDFFRILGVPPLAGRTFERGDEAVAVISEAFWRREFSADPGVVGRTFVIDERRLAVIGVMPDGFQFPYSSASLLPGTSLQARTDVWLPIDPAIAARGRFLHVVARLRDGVTLATAQAELRAIASRLPPPQGGGGPRGLLALPLADDVVGVALSRPLFFLLAAVGVVLALACANVANLLLVRMTLRHREVAVRAGLGASPMRLVRQFLAESLLLSLAGGAAGLALGGWTTRRVLALAAAQIPRAQEVSLDWRVFGFLFALSAFVGVLIGLAPAVIARRQDGRGALQSASDRSTMTHGQRRLRDVLAVAEIALAFVLAVAASLLVRELLQLRATDLGMVTDHVVTVHLGRRLPVSEGEHPEDGFVRRFYEIEARAAALPGVRAAGATQMLPLQNWGWFSNSIDLFEVGGAPLAEVFPIELRYVTPGYFRALGIRVVRGRGFSGAETRATPAVIIINEALARAQFGSADPVGRRMNRGTIIGVIADVRGVHPGRPPQPEIYFPAAQNWSELLELGMTLAVSTTGPPDAVVGAVRSIVHDVDPQFAVFEIKTMDRIVEDSLSLFRLFVGLIVGFAVVAVALALTGTYGVVSCVTTSRLREFAVRMALGADARRITATVVRHGTWLTAIGLAAGTLLVYVAAPLLRQSPISVRPPEGRLVILLAAGLAAITLAACLLPARRAARVDPMSVLRAD, from the coding sequence GTGTCCCGGCTCTCCCAGATCGCGCGCCGACTGATCGCACTGTCGGCGCGGCGCCGTCTGGCGCGCGATCTCGACGACGAGATGCGTCTGCACCTCGAACTGCGCCAGCAGCGGCTCGAAGCCGACGGCCTGCCCGCCGCCGACGCGCACACGGCGGCGCGGCGGCAGTTCGGCAATCGCGCCATCCACGCCGAGGACGCCGCCGACGCCTGGGGCTGGCGCTGGCTGGACGATATCGTGCTGGACGTCCGTTACGCCGCCCGCGGGTTCGCGCGGCAGAAGGCCTTCACGTTGACGGCGATCGCCTCGCTGGCGCTCGGCATCGGCGCCAACGCCGCGATCTTCAGCGTGGTCAACGGGCTGGTGCTGCGGCCGCTGCCCTTCCTGGAGCCGCATCGCCTCGTGTCGATCTACGGCGCGAGCCGGTTGACGCCGCAGCGCGACAGCGTGTTGAACCTCGGCGAAGTGCGCCGGGCCGCGACCTCGCTCGAAGCGTTGGCCGGCTATGAAGCCGGCGGCCGCTACCTGCAGCGCGACGGCCGAACCCAGCGGGTGATGAGCGTGCGTGCCGAACCGGATTTCTTCCGCATCCTCGGCGTGCCGCCGCTCGCCGGCCGCACGTTCGAGCGCGGTGACGAGGCGGTCGCCGTGATCTCGGAGGCGTTCTGGCGCCGCGAGTTCAGCGCCGATCCTGGGGTTGTCGGCAGGACGTTCGTCATCGACGAGCGCCGGCTGGCGGTGATCGGCGTCATGCCGGACGGTTTCCAGTTCCCCTACTCGTCTGCGTCGCTGCTGCCTGGCACGTCGCTCCAGGCGCGCACCGACGTGTGGCTGCCGATCGATCCGGCGATCGCCGCGCGCGGCCGTTTCCTGCACGTCGTCGCGCGGCTGCGTGACGGCGTGACGCTCGCCACCGCGCAGGCGGAGCTGAGGGCGATTGCCTCGCGGCTGCCGCCACCGCAGGGCGGCGGAGGCCCTCGCGGTCTTCTGGCGCTGCCGCTCGCCGATGACGTCGTCGGCGTGGCGCTGTCGCGCCCGCTCTTCTTCCTGCTGGCGGCGGTCGGCGTCGTGCTGGCGCTGGCTTGCGCCAACGTCGCCAACCTGCTCCTGGTGCGGATGACACTGCGACACCGGGAAGTGGCGGTGCGCGCCGGGCTTGGCGCGTCGCCGATGCGCCTCGTCCGGCAGTTCCTCGCAGAGAGTCTGCTGCTCTCGCTGGCCGGCGGCGCGGCTGGCCTCGCACTGGGAGGGTGGACGACGCGGCGCGTCCTCGCCCTGGCGGCGGCGCAGATCCCGCGCGCGCAGGAGGTGTCGCTCGACTGGCGCGTGTTCGGGTTCTTGTTCGCGCTGTCGGCATTCGTCGGTGTACTGATCGGGCTGGCGCCGGCCGTAATCGCGCGGCGCCAGGACGGCCGCGGCGCCCTCCAGAGCGCCAGCGACCGCAGCACGATGACGCACGGGCAGCGCCGCCTGCGCGACGTGCTGGCCGTGGCCGAGATCGCTCTCGCCTTCGTCCTGGCGGTCGCCGCGTCGCTGCTGGTCCGCGAGCTGCTGCAGCTGCGCGCCACCGATCTCGGCATGGTCACCGACCACGTCGTGACCGTCCATCTCGGGCGCCGCCTGCCGGTGTCCGAGGGCGAGCATCCGGAGGACGGCTTCGTGCGGCGCTTCTACGAGATCGAAGCGCGCGCCGCGGCGCTGCCCGGCGTGCGTGCCGCCGGCGCGACCCAGATGCTGCCGCTGCAGAATTGGGGCTGGTTCAGCAACTCCATCGACCTCTTCGAGGTTGGCGGCGCGCCGCTGGCGGAGGTGTTCCCAATCGAGCTGCGCTATGTGACGCCGGGCTATTTCCGCGCGCTCGGCATCCGCGTCGTGCGCGGCCGCGGCTTCAGCGGCGCCGAGACACGGGCGACGCCGGCAGTCATCATCATCAACGAGGCGCTGGCGCGGGCGCAGTTCGGCAGCGCCGACCCCGTCGGACGCCGGATGAATCGCGGCACGATCATCGGGGTGATCGCCGACGTCCGCGGCGTCCACCCCGGTCGGCCGCCGCAGCCGGAGATTTACTTCCCCGCCGCGCAGAACTGGTCGGAGCTGCTCGAGCTCGGCATGACCCTCGCCGTCAGCACCACCGGGCCGCCCGACGCGGTGGTCGGCGCGGTGCGATCGATCGTGCACGACGTCGACCCCCAGTTTGCCGTCTTCGAGATCAAGACGATGGATCGGATCGTGGAGGACTCGCTGTCGCTGTTCCGGCTGTTCGTGGGGTTGATCGTCGGGTTCGCGGTCGTCGCGGTGGCGCTGGCGCTCACCGGCACCTACGGCGTCGTCTCCTGCGTCACGACGTCGCGGCTCCGCGAGTTCGCCGTGCGTATGGCGCTCGGCGCCGATGCCCGCCGAATCACCGCCACGGTGGTACGGCACGGCACGTGGCTCACCGCGATCGGACTTGCCGCCGGGACCTTGCTCGTCTATGTAGCGGCCCCCCTGCTGCGTCAGTCGCCGATCAGCGTGCGCCCGCCGGAGGGGCGCCTGGTGATCCTGCTGGCCGCGGGCCTGGCTGCGATCACCCTGGCTGCCTGTCTGCTGCCGGCGCGCCGCGCCGCGCGCGTCGACCCGATGAGCGTCCTGCGCGCCGACTGA
- a CDS encoding PadR family transcriptional regulator, which produces MPRDAIPPGTLHLLILKTLVRAGELHGFEIADAIERSSGEVLTVEEGSLYPALQRMLVKGWIIGEWGTTADNRRARYYRLTRDGRRQLEAETAQFKRVTGAISRVIEAN; this is translated from the coding sequence ATGCCGCGCGATGCGATTCCCCCTGGCACGCTCCACCTGCTCATCCTGAAGACACTCGTCCGCGCCGGCGAGCTGCACGGATTCGAAATCGCCGACGCCATCGAGCGATCGTCCGGCGAGGTGCTGACCGTCGAAGAGGGCTCGCTCTACCCGGCGCTGCAGCGCATGCTGGTGAAGGGCTGGATCATCGGCGAATGGGGGACGACGGCCGACAATCGCCGCGCCCGCTACTACCGGCTCACCCGCGACGGCCGCCGCCAGCTCGAGGCCGAGACGGCGCAATTCAAGCGCGTCACCGGCGCCATCTCCCGCGTCATCGAGGCGAACTGA
- a CDS encoding DUF5777 family beta-barrel protein, with protein MTFRSIAVRASGALALTLAVAHPAAAQDPASPPPAPPAAAQPAAPPADPQAVATQPAASDPDVRLDPLQPDFALAALPTTLRMPEHKLAFRLTHRFTRSLGEGNFGDLLDNFFGFDSAALIGLELRYGLLPGTQVGIHRTSDKTIQIFGQQNLSQQKPDGRPLGIDVIATYEGLDNMKAQKMGALGVLVSRKVGRVAALYAEPIVVFNSKTNPNDPSTDTDTGMIGLGTRLRIRPTTYLVGEITPRFAGYRPGVDQMSFGLEARAGGHTFQLNFSNGFGTTLGQIARGGIDNSSWFIGFNLSRKFF; from the coding sequence ATGACATTTCGATCGATTGCCGTCCGAGCCTCCGGCGCCCTCGCGCTGACCCTGGCGGTCGCGCATCCCGCCGCCGCGCAGGATCCGGCGTCGCCGCCGCCGGCGCCGCCGGCCGCCGCACAGCCCGCCGCGCCGCCGGCCGACCCGCAAGCGGTCGCCACGCAGCCTGCCGCCTCCGACCCGGATGTCCGGCTCGATCCGCTGCAGCCCGACTTCGCGCTCGCGGCCCTGCCGACGACGCTGCGGATGCCGGAGCACAAGCTGGCGTTCCGCCTGACCCATCGCTTCACCCGATCGCTCGGCGAGGGGAATTTCGGCGACCTGCTCGACAACTTCTTCGGCTTCGACTCGGCGGCGCTCATCGGCCTCGAACTGCGCTACGGACTGCTGCCGGGAACCCAGGTGGGGATCCACCGGACCAGCGACAAGACGATCCAGATCTTCGGTCAGCAGAATCTCTCGCAGCAGAAGCCGGATGGCCGGCCGCTCGGCATCGACGTCATCGCCACCTACGAGGGGCTCGACAACATGAAGGCGCAGAAGATGGGCGCGCTCGGCGTGCTCGTCTCGCGCAAGGTGGGCCGCGTGGCGGCGCTGTATGCCGAGCCGATCGTCGTCTTCAACAGCAAGACCAACCCGAACGACCCGAGCACCGATACCGACACGGGCATGATCGGCCTCGGCACGCGCCTGCGAATCCGGCCGACGACGTACCTCGTCGGCGAGATCACGCCGCGCTTTGCCGGGTATCGCCCCGGCGTCGATCAGATGTCGTTCGGGCTCGAGGCGCGGGCCGGCGGTCACACGTTCCAGCTGAACTTCTCCAACGGCTTCGGCACCACGCTCGGTCAGATCGCACGCGGCGGCATCGACAATTCATCCTGGTTCATCGGCTTCAACCTTTCACGCAAGTTCTTCTGA
- a CDS encoding sigma-54 dependent transcriptional regulator — protein MTRATGTILLVDDEAKIRNALAQALREEGHEVVAVGSPHEAQRLLARGTFDVLLLDNLMPELTGLDLIRELVATTPAEERPQILLMTAHATVESAIEAMKLGALDYLQKPFEIDELLVVVNRALDHQRLRTQHGYLLKERDEEFNQYGIVGRSRRVQDVIRTAEMVAKTKSTVLITGETGTGKEMVARAIHFHSPQRENPLVKVNCAALPENLLESELFGHVRGAFTGALNNKKGKFALADGGSIFLDEIGTMALPLQSKLLRVLQEREFEPLGSERSHKVDVRVIAATNRDLRQMVSAGQFQEDLYYRLNVIPIHMPPLRERREDIALLVEHFVRKHAQRAGKRIDGLEPGVLDALQAADWPGNVRELENTIERAVVLSPGSRIGPEVVRLLGVAAPPPAGLPSQLLRANLDWAERETVRRALDASNGVKKDAAESMGISQRALSYYLAKHRIE, from the coding sequence ATGACCAGAGCCACCGGCACCATTCTGCTTGTCGACGACGAGGCCAAGATCCGCAATGCGCTGGCGCAGGCGCTGCGCGAGGAGGGGCACGAAGTCGTCGCGGTCGGCAGCCCCCACGAGGCGCAGCGGCTGCTCGCCCGCGGCACCTTCGACGTCCTGCTGCTCGACAACCTGATGCCCGAGCTGACCGGGCTGGACTTGATCCGCGAGCTGGTCGCCACGACCCCGGCCGAGGAGCGGCCGCAGATCCTGCTGATGACCGCGCACGCCACCGTCGAGAGCGCGATCGAGGCGATGAAGCTCGGCGCGCTCGATTACCTGCAGAAACCGTTCGAGATCGACGAGCTGCTGGTCGTCGTCAACCGCGCGCTCGATCACCAGCGGCTGCGCACCCAGCATGGCTACCTGCTCAAGGAGCGCGACGAGGAGTTCAACCAATACGGCATCGTCGGGCGAAGCCGGCGGGTCCAGGACGTAATCCGCACGGCCGAAATGGTGGCCAAGACGAAGAGCACCGTGCTCATCACCGGCGAGACCGGCACCGGCAAGGAAATGGTCGCCCGCGCGATCCACTTCCACAGCCCGCAGCGCGAGAACCCGCTGGTGAAGGTGAACTGCGCCGCCCTCCCCGAGAATCTCCTCGAATCGGAGCTGTTCGGCCACGTCCGCGGCGCCTTCACCGGCGCGCTCAACAACAAGAAGGGCAAGTTCGCGCTGGCCGACGGCGGCAGCATCTTCCTCGATGAGATCGGGACGATGGCCCTGCCGCTTCAGTCGAAGCTGCTGCGCGTGCTGCAGGAGCGGGAGTTCGAGCCGCTCGGATCGGAGCGCAGCCACAAGGTCGACGTCCGCGTCATCGCGGCGACCAACCGCGACCTGCGGCAGATGGTGTCTGCGGGACAGTTCCAGGAGGATCTCTACTACCGCCTGAACGTCATCCCGATCCACATGCCGCCGCTGCGCGAGCGGCGCGAGGACATCGCGCTGCTCGTCGAGCATTTCGTGCGCAAGCACGCGCAGCGGGCTGGCAAGCGCATCGACGGGCTCGAGCCCGGCGTGCTCGACGCGCTGCAGGCGGCCGACTGGCCTGGCAACGTGCGCGAACTGGAGAACACCATCGAGCGGGCGGTGGTGCTGTCACCGGGTTCGCGGATCGGACCCGAGGTGGTGCGGCTGCTCGGCGTGGCCGCGCCGCCTCCCGCGGGCCTGCCCTCGCAGCTCCTGCGCGCCAACCTCGATTGGGCTGAGCGCGAGACCGTGCGGCGGGCGCTCGACGCCTCCAACGGGGTCAAAAAAGACGCGGCCGAATCGATGGGGATCAGTCAGCGCGCCCTTAGCTACTACCTCGCCAAACACCGGATCGAGTAA